A stretch of the Aspergillus puulaauensis MK2 DNA, chromosome 6, nearly complete sequence genome encodes the following:
- a CDS encoding uncharacterized protein (COG:K;~EggNog:ENOG410PUWQ) has product MTAPFQSIARKCSLPPRVSPTGSDTVPVDGKPKEVPVCAMEEYALRPFFYDYCITPVNSSFSRGFLGGLESIVHRQGLQSQVAKACKAVACASHAITLNRPFLTRKAEGLYQELLNALAEAIRDPKL; this is encoded by the coding sequence ATGACCGCGCCCTTCCAATCTATAGCGCGGAAGTGCAGCCTGCCGCCGAGGGTCTCTCCGACTGGATCTGATACTGTCCCAGTGGACGGAAAACCAAAGGAAGTCCCGGTATGTGCCATGGAAGAGTATGCGCTCCGGCCGTTTTTCTATGACTACTGCATCACTCCCGTCAACTCGTCGTTCTCGCGCGGGTTCCTAGGGGGTCTTGAGTCGATCGTTCATCGGCAAGGTCTGCAATCCCAGGTTGCGAAGGCATGCAAGGCCGTTGCATGTGCGAGTCATGCAATCACGCTGAATCGCCCGTTTCTGACTCGAAAGGCCGAGGGGCTGTATCAGGAGCTTCTGAACGCTCTGGCTGAGGCGATCCGGGATCCCAAGCTG
- a CDS encoding uncharacterized protein (COG:G;~EggNog:ENOG410QDA8;~InterPro:IPR011701,IPR036259;~PFAM:PF07690;~TransMembrane:12 (i48-71o91-110i117-136o142-164i176-197o209-229i250-275o287-306i318-336o342-367i374-391o411-432i);~go_function: GO:0022857 - transmembrane transporter activity [Evidence IEA];~go_process: GO:0055085 - transmembrane transport [Evidence IEA]), producing the protein MGDQSRANNQGLDEKHHSPTLSTSAGEPPIEQPSKAAAGPSPPPNGGLIAWLHVAGGFMLFFNTWGMMNTFGVFQTYYESGALFHRSSSDISWIGSVQATMLMMVGFITGPIYDRGYLRPLLIAGSFGIVFGLMMLSLCKEYWQILLAQGFCVGIGAGCLFVPCVSILPTYFSSKLGAALGLAVSGSSLGGIIYPIVLHRLIGPLGFGWAVRVIGFIALATLLLPIAVMKQRVKPPKARALIDWTAFTDIPFMVLVTAGLIAFMGLFTLFFYISYVGSARHLTSDDMAFYLVPILNAASCFGRTIPNAMADKFGPFNLIAPCCMMVGVLILCLIAVTNQAGLIVIAVFSGFFSGALIGLPPLCFVAITKDKSKIGTRIGMGFGMMAFGVLAGGPGAGDILSGSGSMNWNGVWIFGGVSTLVASLIFGALRIANYGFVLRVKA; encoded by the coding sequence ATGGGTGACCAATCTCGTGCCAACAACCAGGGCCTCGACGAAAAGCATCATAGCCCTACTTTATCTACCAGTGCGGGAGAACCGCCAATAGAACAACCTTcgaaggctgctgctggcccAAGTCCTCCTCCAAATGGCGGTCTCATCGCGTGGCTCCATGTCGCTGGAGGAttcatgctcttcttcaacacaTGGGGCATGATGAACACATTCGGTGTCTTCCAAACATACTACGAATCAGGGgccctcttccaccgctcCTCTTCCGACATCTCATGGATCGGTTCAGTCCAAGCGACAATGCTCATGATGGTTGGCTTTATTACCGGTCCCATATATGACCGTGGCTACTTACGCCCTCTGCTCATCGCGGGCAGCTTCGGCATCGTGTTTGGTCTCATGATGCTCAGCCTCTGCAAGGAATACTGGCAAATTCTCCTAGCTCAGGGATTCTGTGTCGGGATTGGCGCTGGCTGTCTTTTTGTTCCCTGCGTTTCGATCCTACCGACATATTTCTCGTCGAAGCTCGGAGCCGCCCTTGGTCTCGCCGTGTCGGGCTCTTCGCTTGGTGGGATTATCTATCCAATTGTCCTGCATCGTCTTATTGGACCCCTTGGTTTCGGCTGGGCTGTTCGCGTTATCGGCTTCATTGCCCTGGCTACACTTCTCCTCCCCATAGCTGTCATGAAGCAGCGCGTTAAGCCACCCAAGGCACGAGCCCTAATCGACTGGACCGCCTTTACCGATATCCCATTTATGGTGCTTGTCACCGCGGGCCTCATTGCCTTTATGGGCCTTTTCACGCTCTTCTTTTACATCTCATACGTTGGCTCAGCTCGCCACCTCACCTCGGACGATATGGCGTTCTACCTGGTCCCGATCCTTAACGCCGCGTCTTGCTTCGGACGAACCATCCCCAATGCAATGGCTGATAAGTTCGGCCCTTTCAACCTAATCGCACCCTGTTGCATGATGGTCGGCGTTCTCATTCTCTGTCTTATAGCCGTCACCAACCAAGCAGGACTGATTGTCATTGCCGTCTTCTCGGGATTCTTCAGTGGTGCACTAATCGGACTTCCGCCGCTGTGCTTCGTCGCGATCACCAAGGATAAGTCCAAGATTGGAACGCGGATTGGAATGGGCTTTGGTATGATGGCGTTTGGTGTCCTTGCTGGTGGACCTGGGGCTGGGGATATTCTCAGCGGCTCAGGCTCTATGAACTGGAATGGGGTCTGGATATTTGGTGGTGTCAGTACCCTTGTTGCGTCACTTATTTTCGGCGCCTTGAGGATTGCAAATTATGGGTTTGTGCTGCGGGTCAAGGCATGA